One stretch of Halapricum desulfuricans DNA includes these proteins:
- a CDS encoding SprT-like domain-containing protein: MKFPKEVATQSKAEPAADSEPTFPDDMGKADLRAAITEYQEWCADHYDELEIDLDGIPVEVSTQMKRTAGKVAHVKHTGEIKYIRYAFKAYQKWGWKQFSETIRHELIHVHTVQNYRQGGHGYRFKALVEPLETTRHCESFAVEDAKYILYCSECDTDVAHRYKRSKTVTEPERYRSKCCNAPLRVETNR, translated from the coding sequence ATGAAATTCCCGAAAGAAGTGGCGACCCAATCAAAAGCGGAGCCGGCGGCCGATAGTGAGCCGACGTTTCCCGACGATATGGGGAAGGCCGACCTTCGAGCGGCGATCACCGAGTACCAAGAATGGTGTGCTGATCATTACGACGAGTTAGAGATCGACCTTGACGGGATTCCGGTTGAAGTTTCGACGCAAATGAAACGGACGGCCGGGAAAGTTGCCCACGTCAAGCACACTGGAGAAATCAAGTACATCCGATATGCCTTCAAGGCATACCAGAAGTGGGGATGGAAACAATTCTCGGAAACGATCCGGCACGAATTGATCCACGTCCACACAGTGCAGAATTATCGCCAAGGCGGGCACGGCTACCGATTCAAGGCACTTGTCGAACCGCTCGAAACGACGCGACACTGTGAGAGTTTCGCCGTCGAGGACGCCAAATACATCCTGTATTGTTCGGAATGCGATACGGATGTGGCGCACCGATACAAGCGGTCGAAGACAGTCACAGAGCCGGAGCGATACCGGTCGAAGTGCTGTAATGCTCCCCTTCGGGTGGAAACCAACCGATGA